The following proteins are encoded in a genomic region of Ovis canadensis isolate MfBH-ARS-UI-01 breed Bighorn chromosome 16, ARS-UI_OviCan_v2, whole genome shotgun sequence:
- the SMIM23 gene encoding small integral membrane protein 23 yields the protein MVVHQVGSRGRVAAERRGSRCEDRKQTLLALLVLVLYVGTGITGRSWEVSERIRECNYPQNPVTSQVFEYQTSDSPEEPIKVMRTWLKENLHVFLEKLEKEVQELERLVRDLEEWLDALLGEGHPEELCSTLRNHL from the exons ATGGTGGTCCACCAGGTGGGCAGCAGGGGCCGAGTGGCAGCCGAGAGAAGGGGAAGCCGCTGTGAGGACAGGAAGCAG ACGCTGTTGGCACTGCTGGTCCTGGTGCTCTATGTGGGCACAGGAATAACAG GAAGAAGTTGGGAGGTGTCAGAAAGGATCAGAGAATGTAACTACCCCCAGAATCCTGTGACTTCCCAG GTGTTTGAATACCAGACCAGTGACTCCCCAGAAGAGCCGATCAAGGTCATGAGGACCTGGTTGAAAGAGAACCTGCATGTTTTCTTGGAGAAGCTAGAGAAAGAGGTGCAAGAGCTGGAGCGGCTGGTCCGGGACCTGGAGGAATGGCTGGATGCCCTCCTGGGAGAGGGGCACCCAGAGGAGCTCTGCTCCACCCTCAGAAATCACCTGTGA